In the genome of Hevea brasiliensis isolate MT/VB/25A 57/8 chromosome 14, ASM3005281v1, whole genome shotgun sequence, the window ttcttttaactatataacaaaattttaatatttaaaatgacaAAAATAATCATATTATTAAATCAACTTCAAATGATTATATATCTTTAAGTAatcttattattatattaatatatttttattattaaatctttattaaaaaatgtgagaaataaaaaattaataaaaaaatatgaaacaatatttaattaataaaaaataatatatatatatatatatatatatatatatatatatatatatatatatatatatatatatatatctgtaaGCAATGTTTTTATTATataactatatttttattatgaaatcttcattaaaaaaaatatgaaataatatttaattaataaaaaataaaataagaaataaataataaaaaaattaagatattatttaatttcatatattaaaattataaaatatttaaatttaaattattaataaccaCATACATTAACATAGGTAATTCCTAATTATAACTATACCACTTAAAATTGAGATTTTCAGTTAGTATTTTGTCAACCATTGACCATTCACAACCAACATCTAACCACTGACTGCTAACAGCCGACTAGAACTGCTGAATAAAAATGctctaatttttataatattcaaTTTTTTCCCCAAGCTACAGGGGAGGAGTAGAGAATTCAGAAGTTCTGAATTAACAGTTTGAATGCTCAACAGACCTAAACATTTAAGATGTGCATTGAATATTCCCACAAAACCTTGACAAAATGATCAGGTTCAGGCAAACTACAATTTCTGTTAGGGTGTTCCAAACATTGTCTATTTGGTCTAAATTACATGCACAACATAGACACGCGTTACACAAGGATGCATGCAAGTTAACCTATGAACAACCATGAAGAAGTTAGATAAATACATTCTATGGTGTTACCCTCTTGTGTTTTATGCTCCTTTTGCTTCCTTCCAATTGTTAGGTCAAAGTGCCTCTGAGAAACGTAAATCTGCTGGCCCAGGACCCAAAATCCCCTTCTGTTCACTTATCTTGCCCAGTCcaagaggtggtggtggtggtggtggtggtggtggtggctctgTAGTCTTTTCATCGTCTCTCCATACAGTTGCCTTCCACTCTCTCTGCAACATCAAAAGCAAATCGTAGCTGAATGAAAGGGTGTACGAGAGGCCAAAACATTGAAGCAAAGTAGAGAGAAGGCCAAGTAGAAGACGCAACCATGCTGCAGTCTGCACAGCATGACAATGCTCTCATCATAGCCTTTGATAAGATAAAAAATACTTGCCTCATCATGATTGAAACTATCGTCCTGCAATAGTGGGGTTGCAAGAGGTGGGGCAACATCTGGGTCTGGCTTCTGAAATATAAATGTTGTATATAGACCTACAAAGGAAAAGGCCAAAAGACCAAGAACATGTGAGCAATATGCTCAAGTACACAATTCAAGAGTCAATGGAAATAAGAGAAAAGTATGCACCTAGCACGTCAAATGACCGAGGAAGAAGTCTTCCCCTCGGATCCACTAGGTTTGGACCAGCATTCAATAGCATGCTTGCAAAATGCATTCTTTGAGCAAATGAAGAAGAGAAATCAGCGTAGCTAATCTCCAATACCAATAAATAAACAAAAAGTTCACTTGGATATAAGTGCATACAGTACAGTTAGGAGATGCAATCAAATACCTGTTATCATCATAGAACTCTGTCAAATTTTGAATCTCCACATACTCCAAACCAGCTTCCCGGGCCAACCTAGTTGCAGATAGCCATATGCAGACATCAGAATATTTGTGACATTAACATGTAAAATATTTGACAAGAATACTAAAGAACCTGCTAAATTTTTAtatagagtaaaaaaaaaaaaattcattgcttTCTTAAGTTAACATTACATATCAAAGTGTTACACAATGCCTCTCTCAAAATCACCACCATAATGGCTGTTACGAGTCTTATGACAGTGACCATAATGGGATAAGTTGAAATACTTTAGTAACAAGTTGAAATAAAATAAGATTTACTATTAAGTATGAACAAAGATGATTAAAATTCATTGAGAGTATTAGGGGTTACAGCATTATAGTGATTCTGGAAAATATATGCATTGGGCGCAATCGATAGTTCAAAATGAGATAAATGTCTTCCATAACCCCACTATAACTTCTGTGGAGGCACGTTGCAGTGCTCCAGGACTGAATGCAatataggggtgtgcaaacggtcggttcggtttagAACCGAACTGATAAAACCgaaaatcgaaaataaaaaattttaaaaactgaaCCAAACAGATTATTAAGAAAAAAccaaaaaccgaaccaaaccaataaatatcggttcggttcggttttaaaccgataaaaccaaattttataaaatttcatattttcaacattatatatcaataacaaaaatataaaaaaaaaacttaaaaatcaaaactcaaaaatattagggtttccttgatatatatatatatatatatatatatatatatatatatatatatatatatatatatatatatattagtaaattcggttcggtttgatttttttttattttttatgaaaataattgaaccgaaccgattaaccaaaattatcaaaatttataaatcgaactgaaccaattgaattttaaaaccaaatGATTAAACCGAATTAACTCAGTTCagttcggtttttcggtttaaaccgaaatctgctcacccctagCAATCAAGACTGCAATTTAAAACCCTGGCTCCAAAATATGCAACTCTATCTGACTCTTGAACAATATTGGTCTCTGAAGAAGATAAATCTTCACAGAATTTATGGTCAATCAACAAAACAAAAGCATTGTGCAGGTTTCAAACATCAACATGGACAAGACAACCATGGGATTACATTACAAATCCAGCAAGCAGTATGGAAATGACATTAAATAAGAACAACAATCTGTAAGGAATGTAAATTCaataataagtttaagatatgaaCCTGATCAAGCTAGGAAAATGAACCAAGCAATGAGTTTCAGCAGGGTCATGCGCAAATTTTAACTGGTATTTCTTTCCAAATAATGGAAACCTGAATTCAATaggaaaatatataaaaaaaaatctgaaGAAAATTATCTAAAAAGAAACACAAAtataacaaattaattaaaatgctatatacttctcttcctcaACTTCGAAGGTTATCATATAGCTCTCTGACCGAATACAATTGGGAACTATATTTGGCTTCATGCTGCC includes:
- the LOC110641704 gene encoding mRNA cap guanine-N7 methyltransferase 2 isoform X2 — encoded protein: MSFRNLETWSDLGTSMSSSFAIPRTESTHHRLYEFAKLALIKIFVHPYATVCDLYCGGGGVDAEKWDGAQIGHYIGIDVSSSVVSEMREAWESQRKIYTAEFFEADPCTENFGVQLQEKANQADLACCLQNLQLCFENEENARKLLHNVSSLLKPGGYFFGITPDSSTIWAKYQKNVEAYHNRSGSMKPNIVPNCIRSESYMITFEVEEEKFPLFGKKYQLKFAHDPAETHCLVHFPSLIRLAREAGLEYVEIQNLTEFYDDNRMHFASMLLNAGPNLVDPRGRLLPRSFDVLGLYTTFIFQKPDPDVAPPLATPLLQDDSFNHDEREWKATVWRDDEKTTEPPPPPPPPPPPLGLGKISEQKGILGPGPADLRFSEAL
- the LOC110641704 gene encoding mRNA cap guanine-N7 methyltransferase 2 isoform X1; its protein translation is MRPERMSSFAIPRTESTHHRLYEFAKLALIKIFVHPYATVCDLYCGGGGVDAEKWDGAQIGHYIGIDVSSSVVSEMREAWESQRKIYTAEFFEADPCTENFGVQLQEKANQADLACCLQNLQLCFENEENARKLLHNVSSLLKPGGYFFGITPDSSTIWAKYQKNVEAYHNRSGSMKPNIVPNCIRSESYMITFEVEEEKFPLFGKKYQLKFAHDPAETHCLVHFPSLIRLAREAGLEYVEIQNLTEFYDDNRMHFASMLLNAGPNLVDPRGRLLPRSFDVLGLYTTFIFQKPDPDVAPPLATPLLQDDSFNHDEASIFYLIKGYDESIVMLCRLQHGCVFYLAFSLLCFNVLASRTPFHSATICF